The following are encoded together in the Pleurocapsa sp. FMAR1 genome:
- a CDS encoding class I SAM-dependent methyltransferase: MGFYSNLIIPYCIEFAMSGSTLEEYRQQLLADVSGEILEIGFGTGLNLPHYPDNVSKITTIDPNVGMQKLARARIAASNISVDHKVLNGESLPMADGSFDSVVCTWTLCSIPQADKAIAEVYRLLKPGGRFFFIEHGLSQDPKIQAWQNRLTPIQKAIADGCHLNRQIKHIVQQKFNDVTIEQFYAPKLPKVIGYMYRGIAVK, from the coding sequence ATGGGATTTTATTCTAATTTAATTATTCCTTACTGTATCGAATTTGCTATGTCTGGTTCGACTCTTGAGGAGTATCGCCAGCAGCTTTTAGCAGATGTGTCAGGAGAGATTCTAGAGATTGGTTTTGGTACGGGTTTGAATTTGCCACACTATCCAGACAATGTGTCCAAAATTACCACTATCGATCCCAATGTGGGGATGCAAAAGCTAGCGCGAGCGCGTATTGCTGCTTCTAACATCTCTGTAGACCACAAGGTACTAAATGGAGAAAGTCTACCTATGGCTGACGGTAGCTTTGATTCGGTGGTGTGTACTTGGACGCTGTGCAGTATTCCTCAAGCAGATAAAGCGATCGCCGAAGTTTATCGTTTACTCAAGCCAGGCGGAAGATTTTTCTTTATTGAACACGGTCTAAGCCAAGATCCGAAAATTCAAGCTTGGCAAAATCGTCTTACTCCAATTCAAAAGGCGATCGCCGATGGTTGTCATCTTAATCGCCAGATTAAACATATTGTTCAACAAAAGTTTAATGATGTAACTATTGAACAGTTTTATGCACCCAAATTGCCTAAAGTAATTGGCTATATGTATCGAGGTATTGCTGTGAAGTAA
- the lpxD gene encoding UDP-3-O-(3-hydroxymyristoyl)glucosamine N-acyltransferase, with the protein MQFQQIIIKLGQVAKNNSLNHNQLNPQITGITAIDEAAAGTLSYVEGGKFAKMIAETKADALILPLDETWQTQASAKGIAWIATAQPRLLFAQAIALFYQPFKPSSSIHSTAVIDFNTKIGQDVYIGANVVIYSGVTIGDRVCIHPNVVIYPDVSIGSDTTLHANCTIHERTSIGSGCVIHSGAAIGSEGFGFVPTPTGWYKMEQSGCTVLEDGVEVGCNSAVDRPAVGETMIGRNTKIDNLVQIGHGCKIGRNCALASQVGLAGGAIIGNGVMLGGQVGVANQVTVGDRVIATGKTGITGNVAAGEMISGMPYMPSKLYRKLFVMYKRLPEMYQIYKELKQQAKKLP; encoded by the coding sequence ATGCAGTTTCAACAAATCATTATCAAGTTAGGTCAAGTAGCCAAAAACAATAGTTTAAATCATAATCAGTTGAATCCTCAAATCACAGGAATTACTGCTATAGATGAAGCTGCTGCTGGTACTTTAAGCTATGTGGAAGGGGGAAAATTTGCGAAGATGATCGCCGAAACTAAGGCTGATGCCTTAATTTTGCCTCTAGATGAGACTTGGCAAACTCAAGCATCAGCTAAGGGCATTGCCTGGATTGCTACTGCTCAACCAAGATTATTGTTTGCTCAGGCGATCGCTCTATTTTATCAACCTTTTAAACCCTCTTCTAGTATTCATTCTACCGCAGTTATCGATTTTAATACTAAAATAGGACAAGATGTATATATTGGCGCAAACGTAGTGATCTACTCAGGAGTGACTATTGGCGATCGCGTTTGCATTCATCCTAATGTCGTAATTTATCCTGATGTGAGTATTGGCAGCGATACAACTCTACACGCTAATTGTACTATTCACGAACGAACCAGTATAGGCTCTGGCTGTGTAATTCATAGCGGTGCAGCCATAGGTTCAGAAGGCTTTGGTTTTGTACCCACTCCTACAGGCTGGTATAAGATGGAACAGTCTGGCTGCACTGTCCTAGAAGATGGGGTAGAGGTTGGCTGTAACAGCGCGGTGGATCGCCCTGCGGTGGGAGAAACCATGATTGGGCGGAACACTAAAATAGATAATTTAGTGCAAATTGGACACGGCTGTAAAATTGGACGCAACTGCGCCCTAGCATCTCAAGTAGGATTAGCGGGTGGGGCAATTATTGGTAACGGCGTAATGCTAGGGGGACAGGTAGGCGTAGCCAACCAAGTGACGGTAGGCGATCGCGTAATTGCTACAGGAAAAACAGGGATTACGGGCAACGTAGCAGCAGGGGAAATGATTTCAGGGATGCCCTATATGCCTAGCAAACTATATCGTAAGCTGTTTGTAATGTATAAGCGTTTACCTGAAATGTATCAGATATATAAAGAGTTGAAGCAGCAAGCGAAGAAATTACCCTAA